CAGCTGCCTTCTGCCCGTTGGGCAGGATCAGGCCATCGACGATGCGGATCGTCTCCCTCGCTCGAGCCGCGATCGTCGGATCGTGGGTCACCATGATCATCGTCTGGCCACCCGCGCGCAGCTCGTCGAAGAGCTCGAGAATCTCCTTGCCGGTCTCCTGATCGAGGTTCCCCGTCGGTTCATCGGCCATGATCACGGATGGTCTGCCTACGATCGCCCGGGCGATCGCTCCGCGCTGGCGTTGACCGCCGGAGAGCTCGTTCGGGCGGTGCCTGGCACGATCGTCGAGACCGACCTTGGCGAGCGCCTCGTACGCCAGCTGGCGTCGTTCCTTCCTGCTCATCCCTCCGTAGAGCAGCGGCAGCTCCACGTTGCGCAGGAGGCTCGCCTTGGGGAGAAGGTTGAAATTCTGAAAGATGAAACCGATCTTCCTGTTTCGGAGGTGGGCGAGCTTTCGTCTCGAGAACCTTGCAACCTCTTCTCCGTCGAGAAGATACGAGCCAGACGTCGGCGTGTCAAGGAGGCCGAGAATGTGCATCAGGGTCGACTTGCCTGAGCCGGATGGCCCCATGACCGCGAGGTAGTCGCCAACACCGACCTCCAGGTCGATGCCCCGCAGGGCCTCGACCGAGAGCTCACCTTCGCCGTAGACCTTGGTGATGCCCTCGAGCTTCATCAGCGTCTGCATCAGGACCTCTCCTCCTGCGGCTTCGACGGATCCGCCAGCGCCACCTTTTCGCCGTCGTTCAGGCCCTCCACGATTTCGACCTCGGTGGTCGAGGCGATCCCGGTGACCACCGTGCGCTCTTCGAACCAGCGTCGCCACTCCTGACGCGGGTCTTCGCGCCATTTCTCGTCCTCGCTCGTTCCGCCTTCGCTCTCGGCGTCTGCACCTTCGGCGCTCTCGGACTCCCCGTCGGTCTCGGTAGCCTCCTTCGGCAAGGGAGTATCACGCAGGACATAGACCATCTCCTCGTCGCCGCGCACGAAGACGGATTCCAGCGGCACCGTCAACACCTGCTCCCTGGTCTCGCCGCGAATTTCGATGTTGGCGGTCATCCCGGTGCGGAGTTCGTGGCCCAACTCGTCGAGAGCGATCTCCACATCGAAGACCTTGACTTGATTGTCGAGGCGCGCCGCCGGTGCAATCCGGCTGATCGTTCCGGTGAAAAGCACGCGAGGAAATGCATCGAGCGTGACACGGGTACTCTGGCCAAGGTGGATCTTGCCGATGTCGACCTCGTTGATGCCGGCCTTGACCAACATCGTTTCGAGGTCGGCGACGGTAGAAATCACTGTGCCCGCGTTGAAAGAACCCGAACCGGTCACTGTCTCTCCGAGCTCGACCTG
Above is a genomic segment from Acidobacteriota bacterium containing:
- a CDS encoding efflux RND transporter periplasmic adaptor subunit produces the protein QVELGETVTGSGSFNAGTVISTVADLETMLVKAGINEVDIGKIHLGQSTRVTLDAFPRVLFTGTISRIAPAARLDNQVKVFDVEIALDELGHELRTGMTANIEIRGETREQVLTVPLESVFVRGDEEMVYVLRDTPLPKEATETDGESESAEGADAESEGGTSEDEKWREDPRQEWRRWFEERTVVTGIASTTEVEIVEGLNDGEKVALADPSKPQEERS
- a CDS encoding ABC transporter ATP-binding protein; protein product: MMKLEGITKVYGEGELSVEALRGIDLEVGVGDYLAVMGPSGSGKSTLMHILGLLDTPTSGSYLLDGEEVARFSRRKLAHLRNRKIGFIFQNFNLLPKASLLRNVELPLLYGGMSRKERRQLAYEALAKVGLDDRARHRPNELSGGQRQRGAIARAIVGRPSVIMADEPTGNLDQETGKEILELFDELRAGGQTMIMVTHDPTIAARARETIRIVDGLILPNGQKAAA